Proteins from a single region of Candidatus Kryptoniota bacterium:
- a CDS encoding SemiSWEET transporter, protein MTETIGFLAAILTTTAFIPQFLKVWKTRSTKDISLRMYLMLCAGVFLWLIYGVLLNSLPIILANGVTLVLTLAILGLKLRHK, encoded by the coding sequence TTGACTGAGACGATAGGATTTCTCGCGGCAATTCTAACAACGACTGCGTTCATTCCGCAGTTTTTAAAAGTATGGAAGACACGTTCGACCAAAGACATAAGTCTGAGAATGTATCTCATGTTATGTGCAGGAGTTTTCCTCTGGCTCATTTACGGAGTTCTCCTTAATTCACTTCCGATTATTCTAGCAAACGGCGTAACGCTCGTGCTTACACTCGCGATATTGGGTTTGAAACTACGGCACAAGTAG
- a CDS encoding DUF3160 domain-containing protein: MKLILTGFVIILVGLFVEVGYAQDFNLSAYESFLSSHQNLTSSQLGSMYSAGAFRSKTALDVSSAAYLDSIYLKYSLTDFEKSLLQKNGFIVTERLAPNSFGDAFLDVYTKDLPVFVSTDAILHTIHMSYDAILMRTEQSTLIYKLDTLLAQLQSALPALASKYSAYPGMNQELNDVDVYLTVPRVLLGSTTGPQFSENSGVVDTLLGFIQAELPVSYPIFSSTARNIDFSQFTPRGHYTRTPQLTQYFQAMMWLGRIEIYLIPPVSEDLTPTMADMQRQIIDAVLIKELADTSNSIPLLNEIDSIIKFFVGESDNVTLSNVSSLCGDIGLDDAYDLLDTLRVKEFQDTLLAQPFAFQRILSQILMSSPMDPNKVRPASAFLLLGQRFVIDSYVMGNVVWDKVASMRMLPSSLDVMFAEGNDAAAQLLQPELDLYGYSSNLAALRYLIDSYGPDFWSLSMYNAWSETIRALNPPASRDSLPGFMRTAAWWQEKLNTQLASWAQLRHDNLLYAKQSYTPGVTCSYPQSYVEPFPEFYDAVAEYADIAEKEFEKPPLEDAWTASYFTNLKAIADTLGDISRKELADIPLTAAETDFLKNMMFTVHSGECGASPFDGWYPRLFYSWTSGIDRNSPVERNLVVADVHTAPTDSAGNPIGWVLHVGTGPVNMAVVVATGEEGNPTAFVGPVMSYYEDLETDFKRLTDEEWQSAYDVSPAMRPSFVNIYLADSTGSSRGAGPSLITAVNEGPQSGLIPSRFALSQNYPNPFNPTTVIRYQLSGAGHVSLKVYDILGREVATLVDGYKNAGYYETQFDGSRFSSGVYFVRINAGPFSATQKIVLVK, translated from the coding sequence ATGAAATTGATACTTACGGGATTTGTGATTATTCTCGTCGGGCTGTTCGTCGAGGTTGGATATGCTCAGGACTTCAATCTCAGTGCATATGAATCGTTCCTCAGCTCTCACCAGAATCTCACTTCTTCTCAACTTGGCTCGATGTACTCAGCGGGAGCGTTCAGGTCGAAAACCGCACTCGATGTGTCCTCTGCGGCTTACCTCGACAGCATTTACCTGAAGTACTCACTCACGGACTTTGAGAAATCGCTGCTGCAGAAAAACGGCTTCATTGTCACCGAGCGTTTAGCACCCAATTCATTTGGTGACGCATTTCTCGATGTCTATACCAAAGATCTGCCGGTATTTGTGTCGACAGACGCGATCCTTCATACGATTCACATGTCGTACGACGCGATCCTGATGAGGACCGAACAATCGACGCTGATTTACAAACTGGACACGCTTCTCGCTCAACTTCAAAGCGCGCTCCCTGCGCTCGCGTCAAAATACTCGGCTTATCCCGGGATGAATCAAGAGCTTAACGACGTCGATGTCTATCTTACGGTCCCACGCGTGCTCCTGGGAAGCACCACGGGGCCGCAATTCAGCGAGAACTCGGGAGTTGTCGACACGCTTCTCGGCTTCATCCAGGCCGAACTGCCCGTATCGTATCCAATTTTCTCTTCGACAGCGCGAAACATAGACTTCAGCCAATTCACTCCCCGAGGTCATTACACAAGGACGCCGCAACTGACGCAGTACTTCCAGGCGATGATGTGGCTTGGGAGAATTGAAATATACCTGATCCCACCCGTATCGGAGGATCTCACGCCGACTATGGCCGACATGCAACGTCAGATAATCGACGCGGTACTCATAAAGGAGCTCGCCGATACGAGCAATTCGATTCCATTGCTGAACGAGATCGACAGCATCATAAAATTTTTCGTCGGCGAATCAGATAATGTGACTTTGTCAAACGTCTCATCGCTCTGCGGGGATATAGGTCTCGACGACGCATATGATCTGCTCGACACGCTTCGCGTTAAAGAATTTCAGGACACGCTGCTGGCCCAACCGTTTGCATTCCAGAGAATTTTGTCGCAGATACTCATGTCGAGTCCGATGGATCCCAACAAAGTGAGACCGGCGTCCGCTTTTCTTTTGCTGGGGCAACGATTCGTGATCGACTCTTACGTGATGGGGAATGTCGTGTGGGACAAAGTCGCATCAATGAGAATGCTTCCATCTTCGCTCGACGTTATGTTCGCCGAAGGGAATGATGCAGCTGCACAGCTTCTCCAGCCCGAGCTCGATTTGTACGGATATTCTTCGAATCTCGCCGCGCTCAGGTATCTCATCGATTCGTATGGACCTGATTTCTGGTCGCTGTCAATGTACAACGCCTGGTCGGAAACCATCCGCGCTCTTAATCCTCCGGCGAGTAGAGATTCACTTCCCGGTTTCATGCGGACCGCAGCATGGTGGCAGGAGAAGCTGAATACACAACTGGCTTCATGGGCGCAGTTGAGACATGACAATCTCCTTTACGCAAAGCAGTCTTATACACCTGGGGTCACGTGTTCCTACCCGCAGAGCTATGTAGAGCCGTTTCCTGAATTCTACGATGCCGTCGCGGAGTATGCGGACATCGCCGAGAAGGAATTTGAAAAGCCGCCTCTCGAGGATGCTTGGACTGCATCCTATTTCACCAACCTGAAGGCGATTGCCGATACGCTCGGCGATATTTCGAGAAAAGAGCTTGCTGACATTCCGCTCACAGCAGCCGAAACGGATTTTCTGAAGAACATGATGTTCACTGTTCATTCGGGTGAATGCGGAGCTTCTCCGTTTGATGGCTGGTACCCGCGGCTGTTCTACAGCTGGACTTCCGGCATCGACAGGAATTCTCCTGTGGAGCGTAACCTCGTCGTTGCAGATGTTCATACCGCACCCACCGACTCAGCAGGCAATCCGATCGGCTGGGTGCTCCATGTCGGTACCGGTCCGGTAAACATGGCTGTCGTTGTTGCTACAGGTGAAGAAGGCAATCCGACTGCATTCGTGGGACCCGTGATGAGCTATTATGAAGATCTCGAAACTGATTTCAAGAGACTGACGGATGAGGAGTGGCAATCGGCATATGATGTTTCGCCGGCGATGAGGCCGTCATTTGTGAACATTTACCTGGCGGACTCGACCGGCTCCTCGCGCGGCGCGGGGCCGTCGCTGATAACGGCTGTCAATGAAGGTCCACAGAGCGGACTGATCCCGTCACGTTTTGCGCTAAGTCAGAATTATCCGAACCCATTTAATCCGACAACGGTAATCCGTTACCAGTTGTCAGGTGCCGGTCATGTGAGCCTGAAAGTGTACGACATATTGGGCAGAGAAGTCGCAACACTCGTTGACGGTTACAAGAACGCAGGATACTACGAGACACAGTTCGACGGGAGTCGGTTTTCGAGCGGTGTATATTTTGTGAGAATAAATGCGGGACCGTTCTCTGCTACACAGAAGATCGTGTTGGTGAAATAG
- a CDS encoding T9SS type A sorting domain-containing protein: MRILWSSTGIAVVVLLLSTQTAVSHPEIADSSYFPLSIGEQWSYSGTSGLIQLISDTARVNGYLFYGRALKGYPPSEWFRISNDSLFVIRSLNDTNEVLLYRFGAEVGDTIWLPSAYDCTYGEMVILAGKDDTVSTPSGTYFHCYHYKYVSFCADAGMLDSWLAEGIGTVKFKQESFVGLQTFSLDSIGIATPPSSQDLLQYYPLQTGDYWEYKVDSHDECGFPVLCEDTSAYSVEALGDTVLPNRIHYEVLLFRSFYPIKDTSYLFERVDSSSGCVFQYDTGSTSKEYQVDSLFAAPGDTFLTVPKALSYGPRPFKGACSYIAEATILGTQTQAEYFEEYPPVIDAEGEYLYTLAGGFGLYYFYDSWFDGYSNTRLVYAKINGIEYGTKILLGIADRRPPPVVFSLSQNYPNPFNPATVISYQLPVVSRVTLKVFDIRGREIATLVDGRESAGYHEVKFDGSRLPSGVYFVRLTAGSFSATRKIMLMK, from the coding sequence ATGAGAATCCTCTGGAGTTCTACTGGAATCGCCGTGGTCGTTCTGTTGCTTTCAACGCAAACGGCGGTTTCACACCCCGAGATCGCTGATTCGTCCTACTTCCCGTTGAGCATAGGTGAGCAATGGTCATATTCCGGCACGTCCGGTTTGATACAATTGATTAGCGATACGGCAAGAGTGAATGGCTATCTCTTTTACGGGAGAGCTTTAAAAGGGTACCCACCATCGGAGTGGTTCAGGATCTCAAATGACAGTTTGTTCGTGATCCGATCGCTGAACGATACAAATGAGGTTTTGCTGTACCGCTTTGGCGCCGAGGTGGGGGACACGATCTGGTTGCCATCTGCTTATGACTGCACTTATGGCGAAATGGTTATTCTTGCCGGTAAAGATGATACGGTCTCCACTCCGTCCGGGACATATTTCCATTGCTACCACTACAAGTATGTGTCGTTTTGCGCCGATGCCGGAATGCTGGATTCCTGGCTTGCAGAAGGGATTGGTACGGTAAAATTCAAACAAGAGAGCTTTGTCGGTCTACAAACCTTCAGTCTGGATTCAATCGGGATAGCTACACCGCCATCCTCACAGGATCTTCTGCAGTACTACCCTTTGCAGACAGGCGATTACTGGGAATATAAAGTGGACTCTCATGATGAGTGTGGATTTCCGGTGCTGTGTGAAGATACATCCGCTTATTCAGTCGAGGCACTCGGTGACACGGTTCTTCCCAATCGAATTCATTATGAGGTCCTGTTATTTAGATCATTCTATCCTATAAAAGACACCTCATATTTATTCGAGAGAGTCGATTCATCGAGTGGATGCGTGTTTCAATATGACACCGGCTCAACAAGTAAGGAGTACCAGGTCGACAGTCTGTTTGCCGCCCCCGGTGATACGTTTCTCACCGTTCCAAAGGCTTTGAGCTACGGGCCACGCCCGTTCAAAGGAGCTTGCAGCTATATAGCTGAGGCAACAATCCTTGGCACACAAACGCAGGCTGAATATTTCGAAGAGTATCCTCCCGTCATTGATGCGGAAGGGGAGTACCTATACACTCTCGCCGGGGGATTCGGACTCTATTACTTCTACGACTCCTGGTTCGACGGTTATAGCAATACAAGATTGGTCTATGCGAAGATAAACGGTATCGAATACGGTACAAAGATTCTGCTTGGCATCGCGGACCGTCGTCCTCCCCCAGTTGTTTTCAGTTTATCTCAGAATTATCCCAACCCGTTTAACCCGGCGACAGTCATCAGCTATCAGCTTCCAGTAGTCAGTCGTGTAACGCTGAAGGTGTTCGACATACGCGGCAGGGAAATCGCGACACTGGTGGATGGTCGTGAAAGTGCCGGTTATCATGAAGTGAAATTCGACGGGAGCAGACTCCCAAGCGGAGTGTACTTCGTGAGATTGACCGCCGGATCATTCTCGGCGACTAGAAAAATAATGCTGATGAAATGA
- a CDS encoding FMN-binding negative transcriptional regulator, translated as MYIPTMFEMKDWPEIERHIRNNPLATVVSRGNDFPIATHVPLELDSDESGRTTLTGHVAKENPQWKLFETQPDVLAVFLSPIQHYISSSWYSKPNVPTWNYMSVHVFGKARIVGEERLKELLRKMTNYHEHISSHPITPEVLEKEIEKQIGGIVGIEIKIDKVEASFKMSQNRDDTDYANIIRELERLDEYNAKMIAKKMSAMRRID; from the coding sequence ATGTACATTCCTACAATGTTCGAGATGAAAGACTGGCCCGAAATTGAGCGGCATATACGCAACAATCCACTCGCAACGGTGGTGAGTCGGGGAAACGACTTTCCAATCGCGACCCACGTGCCCCTTGAATTGGATTCGGACGAGTCAGGGAGGACAACCCTGACCGGACACGTCGCAAAGGAAAATCCGCAATGGAAATTGTTTGAGACGCAACCGGATGTGTTGGCAGTTTTCCTTTCGCCGATTCAGCACTATATCTCGTCGTCATGGTACAGCAAGCCAAACGTACCGACATGGAACTACATGAGCGTGCATGTATTCGGAAAAGCGAGGATTGTCGGCGAGGAAAGATTGAAGGAGCTATTAAGGAAGATGACCAACTACCATGAGCACATTTCTTCGCACCCGATCACTCCTGAAGTTCTCGAGAAGGAAATAGAAAAGCAGATCGGGGGGATAGTAGGAATAGAAATTAAGATTGATAAAGTAGAAGCGAGTTTCAAGATGAGTCAGAACCGGGACGATACGGATTACGCGAACATCATCCGGGAGCTGGAGCGGCTTGATGAATACAACGCCAAGATGATTGCGAAAAAAATGTCAGCGATGAGGAGAATCGATTAA
- a CDS encoding T9SS type A sorting domain-containing protein: MVRSIRFKLVLFFLLVAPGLLFGQWTETRGPEGSYVLCFAQMGSNVYAGTDGGGVYVSTNAGESWTQSNAGLKDLAITALAVNGARLFAAVQTTRGGSNVYVSTDEGTSWTPAIDNGLPNDSGVFFAIDCFAVAPNGTGGTNLYLGTAGYGIYVSNDNGANWTPDTVGLLNPYVHEILVNDTSLYAGTNAGVCGSTINGTSWKWLAPADIYYIDVASIVICDSSLFVSGSTAGVDGHGIFRSTDNGTSWTHVFAPAILGYIGPMAVTDTELFAGTTLGVVYHSADNGATWSESSLPGMNLSVQTMASVGTKLYAGTYGGGVFVSTDHGTSWTSMSVGMKNSKVNAVAVKDSNIYAGTMAVGIFRSTDGGNTWIQVNTGLTNYPGLAGLNVVGLAVNDSSLFAGVEPGGVFKSTDDGDSWSQVGIQVPGLFGTFALTAKDTILFAGTLGPGIFRSTDGGTTWNLSNTGLSNTGVSALVASDSNLFAGTYGGGVFRSTNDGDNWTGAGLTDHYVAALALNGTWLYARTYDAGLFVSTDFGANWTEFDSSSTSESIISLAADRSNLYAGSSVGVIYRPVSGITYVVPPPAHLPVEFRLLQNYPNPFNPSTVISYQLPAVSRVTLKVFDILGREIATLVDARENAGYHEVRFDGSRLSSGVYFYRMTAGNYVSTRKLLLIK; this comes from the coding sequence ATGGTCAGGTCAATTCGTTTCAAGCTGGTTCTCTTTTTCCTTCTCGTTGCGCCGGGTCTCTTGTTCGGTCAGTGGACAGAGACAAGAGGACCGGAAGGCAGCTACGTTTTGTGTTTTGCTCAAATGGGTTCGAACGTTTATGCCGGCACTGACGGAGGCGGTGTTTATGTTTCTACAAACGCCGGCGAGAGCTGGACTCAATCCAACGCAGGTCTGAAAGATCTCGCAATTACCGCATTGGCGGTCAATGGCGCAAGACTGTTTGCAGCAGTTCAAACAACGCGGGGCGGGAGCAACGTGTATGTTTCCACCGACGAAGGGACAAGCTGGACTCCTGCGATCGACAACGGTTTGCCGAATGATTCCGGTGTCTTTTTTGCAATCGATTGTTTCGCAGTTGCTCCGAATGGAACGGGAGGTACTAATCTTTATCTCGGTACTGCAGGCTACGGTATTTATGTCTCGAATGATAATGGTGCAAACTGGACTCCAGACACCGTGGGTCTTCTCAATCCGTATGTCCACGAGATATTGGTCAACGATACAAGTCTTTACGCGGGGACAAATGCGGGTGTCTGTGGATCCACAATCAATGGCACATCATGGAAGTGGCTCGCACCAGCCGACATATACTACATTGATGTTGCATCTATTGTCATTTGCGATTCCAGTCTCTTCGTGTCCGGCTCTACTGCAGGTGTCGATGGTCATGGAATATTCCGGTCAACCGATAATGGCACAAGTTGGACGCACGTTTTCGCCCCCGCTATATTGGGCTACATAGGTCCGATGGCAGTAACGGATACGGAACTTTTTGCCGGGACAACCCTTGGAGTCGTTTACCATTCCGCGGACAACGGAGCTACGTGGAGTGAATCCAGCTTGCCAGGAATGAATTTGTCGGTCCAGACAATGGCCTCGGTGGGTACAAAACTTTATGCGGGAACATATGGAGGCGGTGTCTTTGTATCGACGGATCATGGAACAAGCTGGACGAGCATGAGCGTCGGAATGAAGAATTCCAAAGTGAATGCTGTTGCGGTAAAGGACTCTAACATCTATGCAGGCACGATGGCGGTCGGAATTTTCCGTTCGACTGACGGGGGCAATACCTGGATCCAGGTAAATACAGGATTGACAAATTATCCGGGGCTTGCCGGACTGAACGTTGTTGGTCTGGCGGTTAATGACTCGAGTCTTTTCGCGGGCGTCGAGCCGGGAGGCGTCTTCAAATCGACCGACGACGGCGATAGCTGGTCACAAGTTGGAATCCAGGTGCCAGGTCTCTTCGGTACATTCGCATTGACGGCAAAGGATACAATACTCTTTGCCGGCACATTGGGTCCGGGAATCTTCAGATCCACCGATGGTGGCACAACATGGAATCTTTCCAACACGGGACTCTCCAATACCGGAGTAAGCGCGCTCGTAGCTTCGGACTCAAATCTATTTGCCGGGACGTACGGCGGCGGAGTCTTCAGGTCCACGAATGACGGCGATAATTGGACCGGCGCAGGATTGACGGACCATTATGTTGCCGCGCTGGCTTTGAATGGAACATGGCTCTATGCGAGGACGTATGATGCGGGCCTCTTCGTCTCCACAGACTTCGGAGCGAACTGGACGGAATTTGATTCAAGCTCAACAAGCGAAAGCATCATCTCCCTCGCTGCTGATCGGTCGAATCTCTACGCCGGCTCGAGCGTCGGCGTGATCTATAGACCTGTGTCCGGAATTACATACGTAGTTCCTCCGCCTGCTCATTTGCCTGTGGAGTTCAGACTTCTTCAGAACTATCCGAACCCGTTTAATCCGTCGACAGTTATCAGCTATCAGCTACCAGCAGTCAGCCGTGTAACGCTGAAGGTGTTCGACATACTTGGCAGGGAAATCGCAACACTTGTTGACGCGCGCGAAAACGCCGGGTACCATGAAGTGAGATTCGACGGGAGCAGGTTGTCGAGCGGAGTGTATTTCTATCGGATGACAGCAGGGAACTATGTTTCGACGAGAAAGTTGTTGCTCATAAAATGA
- a CDS encoding YCF48-related protein gives MSVHHLKKVVLLVLCLAEGAFAQSGWFDATQTTNEFNSVCFVDTLVGWVTLYNLTSGSNSVEKTTDGGYTWAAQNLPGGRSGFGPHFLNRNVGFAFSDSNTIYKSTNGGTSWSLKSTAINMANGNLRTFLFINSLVGYACGGSVVAKTTDGGESWTAQETPAYDLWDISFGSSQKGLAVGLYGTCIETTDGGTTWTETTPPISNVSLFAVRYLTASRIVVTGGAGISLSTDAGTSWTAVYNGAYSYTSVSFADSANGWAVGGYDILRTTDGGAHWGIQDWPTPQRLVFQADCVDRFHAWVVGDQVLLRTNDGGGGVHKMSGPVLSYPTNSSVDQSCTPFLSWGSADWAAVYTLQVATDSAFVNLVLVDTSLTVTYRTVGPLGASTKYFWRVQARNGPTTSEWSSVWNFTTVPRIPRLIYPPNASAGLLLNVSFSWSEADSSGSYRLQVSSDSTFTTSVLDQIVYGTSYRTGPLSDSSSYFWRAGSVKFDGNTYWSPAWHFSTRNPESVSFPFSIGNRWFYSGTEYKETFTAPPTTVRMGAIREILDTTLTGWRVVRKTTIFRESRNVTAEYWLNRDGQLFESTDTSYMDFPVYDGSIKNDTTISLNLSYYAYHLNQIYLFDQAYRAQDFSSSGIVSHSSFSMGYSIAEGFGVYSESSYYYDSEAGARRDSVRLIGVLLGGVVLGDTDVLATGVAEKGKLPDQFQLQQNFPNPFNPTTVISYQLSAVSQVTLKVYDVLGREVTTLVNRKQNPGSYHVNFDATQFTSGVYFCRLTAGTYSAMMKMLLVK, from the coding sequence ATGAGTGTACATCATTTGAAGAAGGTCGTGCTCCTCGTTTTGTGCCTGGCGGAGGGAGCCTTCGCCCAATCAGGCTGGTTCGACGCCACGCAAACTACAAACGAGTTCAATTCGGTGTGCTTCGTCGATACGTTGGTAGGATGGGTAACTCTTTACAATCTAACAAGCGGAAGCAACTCCGTGGAGAAAACCACTGACGGTGGATATACGTGGGCCGCGCAGAACCTGCCTGGAGGACGGTCAGGGTTTGGCCCGCACTTTCTCAACAGGAATGTCGGTTTTGCGTTCAGTGACAGCAATACGATTTACAAATCCACTAACGGTGGCACCAGTTGGTCATTGAAGTCAACAGCAATAAACATGGCCAATGGGAATCTGAGAACATTTTTGTTCATCAACAGCCTGGTCGGCTATGCCTGCGGGGGGTCCGTCGTTGCGAAGACCACAGATGGCGGAGAGTCGTGGACCGCGCAGGAAACTCCTGCTTATGATCTCTGGGACATATCTTTCGGTTCATCTCAAAAAGGATTGGCAGTGGGCCTCTATGGGACATGTATAGAAACTACTGATGGTGGAACTACATGGACCGAAACAACTCCACCAATTTCAAACGTCTCCTTGTTCGCGGTACGTTACCTGACGGCCAGTCGAATAGTTGTTACAGGTGGCGCTGGCATTAGTCTGTCTACCGACGCGGGAACATCATGGACCGCCGTCTACAACGGGGCGTATAGCTACACTTCCGTTTCGTTCGCTGATTCGGCGAACGGATGGGCTGTTGGTGGCTATGATATTTTGCGGACAACAGATGGTGGTGCCCACTGGGGCATTCAGGACTGGCCGACTCCGCAAAGACTCGTTTTCCAAGCCGATTGCGTCGATCGATTTCACGCGTGGGTCGTCGGTGACCAGGTCTTGCTCAGGACCAACGATGGCGGCGGTGGTGTTCATAAGATGTCCGGACCAGTGCTGAGTTACCCCACAAATTCAAGTGTCGATCAATCATGTACCCCATTTCTCTCCTGGGGATCCGCAGACTGGGCCGCCGTTTACACGTTACAAGTCGCAACCGATTCGGCGTTTGTAAATCTCGTTCTTGTCGATACTAGCCTCACGGTTACGTATCGGACAGTTGGACCGCTTGGAGCGAGTACAAAATATTTCTGGAGAGTTCAAGCCAGAAATGGCCCGACGACGAGTGAATGGTCCTCTGTTTGGAATTTCACGACCGTTCCGCGTATCCCGCGGCTGATTTACCCTCCTAACGCTTCAGCGGGTTTGCTTCTAAATGTCAGTTTTAGTTGGTCGGAAGCAGACAGCTCGGGATCATATCGGCTCCAGGTCTCGTCTGACTCCACATTCACTACTTCAGTCCTCGACCAAATTGTATATGGCACCTCCTATCGAACGGGACCGCTTTCCGACAGTTCATCATATTTTTGGCGGGCAGGATCCGTGAAGTTCGATGGGAATACATACTGGTCACCAGCTTGGCATTTCTCTACAAGGAATCCGGAGTCGGTGTCATTTCCTTTTTCAATTGGTAACCGCTGGTTCTATTCAGGTACCGAGTATAAAGAGACATTTACCGCCCCACCGACCACGGTAAGAATGGGTGCCATAAGAGAGATCCTAGACACAACATTGACAGGTTGGCGAGTCGTCAGGAAGACAACTATCTTTCGCGAGTCTAGAAACGTCACTGCAGAGTACTGGCTGAACCGTGACGGTCAGCTGTTTGAATCTACCGATACTTCGTATATGGATTTTCCGGTTTATGACGGAAGCATCAAGAACGATACGACGATTTCACTCAATTTGTCTTACTATGCGTACCACCTCAACCAGATCTATCTTTTCGACCAAGCCTACCGCGCTCAGGATTTCTCTTCAAGCGGCATAGTGTCACATTCGTCGTTCAGTATGGGCTATTCAATCGCAGAAGGGTTTGGTGTATACTCAGAATCGTCCTACTATTACGACTCGGAAGCAGGGGCTCGGAGAGACTCTGTACGATTAATTGGTGTCCTTTTGGGTGGAGTTGTGCTTGGTGACACCGACGTTCTGGCCACAGGTGTAGCCGAGAAGGGAAAGCTACCCGATCAATTTCAACTTCAACAGAATTTTCCCAATCCATTTAATCCGACGACAGTGATCAGCTATCAGCTTTCAGCTGTCAGTCAGGTCACATTGAAGGTTTATGATGTCTTGGGAAGGGAAGTCACGACACTTGTAAACAGAAAACAGAATCCCGGTTCTTATCACGTCAATTTCGACGCGACGCAGTTTACAAGTGGAGTCTATTTTTGCCGGCTGACGGCAGGAACATATTCGGCGATGATGAAGATGCTGCTTGTGAAATAA
- a CDS encoding T9SS type A sorting domain-containing protein yields the protein MKKSIRLMVIFLLTAAVCYSQDVPENFLSGGRKSETSRIQHLNPLLYPNSDKEFLLVWDEYQNDSLTYHAQLFDSLGNPIGQNFPIFSSTLIAFAPDSSFFVEQYKSVDIGGPYFEIDFIGYLCKLDGTWSLSFFDRGGPMTGSDCVGIYCAEGGYDLLGSADGYINLSGDGGRLSFSASDWSGNVLWGWNPGQYPDVYVTNYSATFGSEGGFAAAWLNAELHGPSDTLKYNVMGSFFDKNGDTLATNVVLSPETGTSLDPEYWRREKIRNIPLMDSLYEIFDYDADSFVLTYWKVDHFGHLVGGMNEVEAYHDTSATNGFDRRAGNFALTPILKGRFSAVITSYDPSIDSPRNYNSVLNFDGKGDQIGVMLEDTTINFRQQKSLFATPDSLLLIPAVKDSDIYLNAYQALALKWSKKVNDDLVRVTDIGASPPTSFMLYQSYPNPFNPATVISYQLPAVSRVALKVFDILGREIATLVDARENAGYHEVKFDGSRLASGVYFVRLTAGTFSATRKVLLMK from the coding sequence TTGAAAAAGTCGATACGTTTGATGGTAATATTTCTACTGACTGCCGCGGTATGCTATTCACAAGATGTCCCGGAAAATTTTCTGTCCGGCGGCAGAAAAAGTGAAACGTCTCGTATTCAACACTTGAATCCACTTCTTTATCCAAATTCCGACAAGGAATTTCTTCTAGTCTGGGACGAGTATCAAAATGATAGCCTGACATATCATGCCCAGCTGTTTGATTCACTTGGCAATCCCATTGGGCAGAACTTCCCGATCTTCTCAAGTACACTGATCGCGTTTGCCCCGGATAGTTCTTTTTTCGTTGAACAATATAAATCCGTCGACATCGGGGGCCCATATTTCGAGATCGATTTTATTGGTTATCTGTGCAAGCTTGATGGGACATGGTCGCTGTCTTTCTTTGACCGCGGTGGCCCGATGACGGGCTCAGACTGTGTTGGGATCTATTGTGCGGAAGGTGGATACGACTTGCTCGGCTCAGCAGATGGCTACATCAACTTATCGGGTGATGGAGGACGACTTTCATTTTCCGCAAGCGATTGGAGTGGTAATGTCCTCTGGGGTTGGAATCCGGGACAGTACCCGGATGTTTACGTCACCAACTATTCCGCCACATTTGGTTCGGAAGGTGGTTTCGCGGCCGCCTGGCTCAACGCCGAACTTCATGGTCCTTCTGACACTCTGAAGTACAATGTCATGGGATCCTTCTTCGACAAGAACGGTGACACCCTTGCGACAAACGTCGTGTTAAGTCCGGAAACCGGGACAAGCCTTGATCCGGAGTATTGGAGAAGAGAGAAAATCCGGAACATCCCTCTCATGGATTCCCTCTACGAAATATTTGATTATGATGCCGACTCGTTTGTTCTTACCTATTGGAAGGTTGATCACTTTGGGCATCTCGTCGGAGGGATGAATGAAGTGGAGGCTTATCATGACACGAGCGCCACCAACGGATTTGATCGGCGTGCCGGGAACTTTGCATTGACACCGATTCTAAAAGGCAGATTTTCCGCGGTGATAACCTCCTACGACCCCAGCATCGATTCTCCACGGAACTACAATTCGGTTCTAAACTTCGATGGAAAGGGTGACCAGATCGGAGTGATGTTGGAGGATACGACCATCAATTTCCGACAACAGAAATCTTTGTTTGCGACTCCAGACTCGCTTCTTTTGATCCCGGCCGTCAAAGACAGTGACATATATTTGAACGCTTATCAGGCTCTCGCACTTAAGTGGAGCAAAAAGGTGAACGATGATCTAGTGAGAGTCACGGACATCGGCGCGTCACCTCCAACCAGTTTCATGTTGTACCAGAGCTATCCCAATCCTTTCAATCCGGCGACAGTCATCAGTTATCAGCTACCAGCAGTCAGTCGTGTAGCGCTGAAGGTGTTCGACATACTCGGCAGGGAAATCGCAACACTTGTTGACGCGCGCGAAAACGCCGGGTACCATGAAGTGAAATTCGACGGGAGCAGACTCGCAAGCGGAGTGTACTTCGTGAGATTAACCGCCGGAACATTCTCGGCGACGAGAAAAGTTCTCTTGATGAAATAA